In Bacillota bacterium, a single window of DNA contains:
- a CDS encoding methyl-accepting chemotaxis protein, protein EVAQRVAALIESISGAAGETASSAAEVSASAQQMNAAVTEVSNSSQMLARMAQQLQQMVAQFKV, encoded by the coding sequence GGAGGTCGCCCAGCGGGTGGCGGCGCTGATCGAAAGCATCTCGGGGGCCGCGGGGGAGACGGCCTCCTCGGCGGCGGAGGTGAGCGCTTCGGCGCAGCAGATGAACGCCGCGGTGACGGAGGTGTCCAACTCCTCCCAGATGCTCGCCCGTATGGCTCAGCAGTTGCAGCAGATGGTTGCACAGTTCAAGGTATGA
- a CDS encoding glutamate-5-semialdehyde dehydrogenase: MKGLEEGKTTRMEASTARTIQQTHPAGDPVALVRELATRARQAARRLAQLSSTARNQALLAMAAALREHSGVILQANAEDMARARADQLSKALLDRLYLDERRIERMARGLEQVASLEDPLAQAVRAWRRPNGLEITQIRVPLGVVGVIYEARPDVTADASGLCIKSGNAVILRGGSEALATNLAIARVLAEAATATGIPEGAIAALPTADRAAAVAMMQSRGLLDLLIPRGDAELIRTVVEQARVPVIETGVGNCHIYLDASAPYDMAEAIVLNAKVQRPSVCNAVETLLVHERFARSHLTSLARRLVDHGVQVRGCPRTRQYVPEAVEATEADWETEYLDLILAVRVVDSLDEAIDHIARYSTGHSEAIVTADMAAARRFVREVDAAAVYVNASTRFTDGGEFGFGAEIGISTQKLHARGPMGLEALTTTRYVVVGDGQVRTA, encoded by the coding sequence ATGAAGGGGCTTGAAGAGGGGAAGACGACGAGGATGGAAGCGTCGACGGCGCGCACGATCCAGCAGACTCACCCGGCCGGTGACCCGGTCGCGCTCGTTCGGGAGCTGGCCACCCGGGCGCGCCAGGCCGCGCGCCGGCTGGCGCAGCTCTCCAGCACGGCGAGAAACCAGGCGCTGCTTGCCATGGCGGCGGCCCTTCGTGAGCATTCCGGGGTCATCCTTCAGGCCAACGCCGAGGATATGGCCCGGGCCAGGGCAGACCAGTTGAGCAAGGCGCTGCTGGACCGGCTCTACCTCGACGAGCGGCGCATCGAACGCATGGCCAGGGGCCTGGAACAGGTGGCCTCCCTGGAAGACCCGCTGGCGCAGGCGGTGCGGGCGTGGCGGCGGCCGAACGGGCTGGAGATTACCCAGATCCGGGTGCCCCTCGGCGTGGTGGGGGTCATCTACGAGGCCCGCCCCGACGTGACCGCTGACGCCTCGGGCCTGTGCATCAAGTCGGGCAACGCCGTCATCCTGCGAGGGGGGTCCGAGGCGCTGGCCACCAACCTCGCCATCGCCCGGGTGTTGGCCGAGGCGGCCACGGCCACGGGGATCCCGGAGGGGGCCATCGCGGCGCTACCCACCGCCGACAGGGCAGCGGCCGTGGCCATGATGCAATCGAGAGGGCTCTTGGACCTCCTCATTCCCCGTGGCGACGCCGAACTCATCCGCACCGTCGTGGAGCAGGCCCGCGTGCCGGTCATCGAGACCGGCGTCGGCAACTGCCACATCTACCTGGACGCATCGGCCCCCTACGACATGGCGGAGGCCATCGTACTCAATGCTAAAGTTCAGCGGCCGTCGGTGTGCAACGCGGTGGAGACGCTTCTGGTCCACGAGCGCTTCGCCCGATCGCACCTGACCTCACTGGCTCGCCGCCTCGTCGACCACGGCGTCCAAGTCCGGGGCTGCCCCCGCACCCGCCAGTACGTGCCCGAGGCGGTAGAGGCCACCGAGGCTGACTGGGAGACGGAGTACCTGGACCTCATCCTGGCGGTGCGGGTGGTCGATAGCCTGGACGAAGCCATCGACCACATTGCCCGCTACAGCACGGGGCATTCGGAAGCCATCGTGACGGCGGACATGGCCGCCGCCCGGCGGTTCGTGCGGGAGGTCGACGCCGCTGCGGTCTACGTCAACGCCTCGACGCGGTTCACCGACGGCGGCGAGTTCGGCTTCGGGGCGGAGATCGGCATCAGCACCCAGAAGCTGCACGCCAGGGGGCCCATGGGGCTGGAGGCGCTGACCACCACTCGCTACGTCGTGGTGGGAGACGGCCAAGTGCGGACGGCGTAA
- the proB gene encoding glutamate 5-kinase: MNDCSMSLTDGRAAWFASQARRIVVKLGSSTVSGGRGQVRAELLGPLCESLVAVMEGSPRRQAILVSSGAIAMGWPRLGLKRRPSTMPDKQAAAAVGQGLLMAYYEQQFMRLGRPAAQVLLTAEDLRDRQRFNHARRTMEALLARGAVPVVNENDTVAVDEIRVGDNDRLAAMVAVLVEAQLLILLSDVDGLYTADPRRDSSARPIPLVREPGDPVLAGAIGQAGPMGTGGMRTKVEAARMAAENGIPTLIARAAPDAIARIFAGEPCGTLFLPAARGLRGKKRWLAFYPADAGALIIDQGAALALTQQGRSLLASGVVDVLGDFRAGSVVRLVTPGGQEVGRGVVSFGAGELRRVKGMRSDELAALLGYSRTSWEVVHRDNLVLTTPAPEVGRHEGA, translated from the coding sequence ATGAACGACTGCTCGATGTCGCTTACGGACGGACGGGCGGCGTGGTTTGCTTCCCAGGCCCGCCGTATCGTCGTCAAATTGGGAAGCAGCACGGTCTCCGGCGGGCGAGGCCAGGTGCGGGCCGAACTGCTCGGACCGCTGTGCGAGAGCCTGGTCGCGGTGATGGAAGGCTCACCCCGCCGCCAGGCGATCCTGGTGAGTTCGGGCGCCATCGCCATGGGCTGGCCGCGCCTGGGGCTCAAGCGGCGGCCTTCCACCATGCCGGACAAACAAGCCGCGGCCGCGGTGGGCCAGGGGCTGCTGATGGCCTATTACGAACAGCAGTTCATGCGGCTGGGGCGGCCTGCAGCCCAGGTGCTCCTGACGGCCGAAGACCTGCGTGATCGCCAGCGCTTCAACCATGCCCGCCGCACCATGGAGGCGCTCCTGGCGCGGGGGGCCGTGCCCGTGGTCAACGAAAACGACACCGTCGCCGTCGACGAAATCAGGGTCGGCGACAACGACCGGCTGGCCGCCATGGTAGCGGTGCTGGTGGAGGCGCAGCTCCTGATCCTGCTCTCGGACGTGGACGGCCTGTACACGGCCGACCCCCGGCGAGACTCATCGGCGCGCCCCATCCCCCTGGTGCGCGAACCGGGCGATCCGGTCCTGGCCGGCGCCATCGGGCAGGCGGGGCCCATGGGGACGGGGGGCATGCGCACCAAGGTCGAAGCGGCGCGCATGGCCGCCGAAAACGGCATCCCCACGCTCATTGCCCGTGCCGCGCCGGACGCCATCGCCCGGATCTTTGCCGGCGAGCCATGTGGCACGCTTTTCTTGCCGGCTGCGCGGGGCCTTCGCGGCAAGAAGCGCTGGCTTGCATTCTATCCCGCCGATGCCGGCGCGCTGATCATCGATCAGGGGGCCGCCCTGGCCCTGACACAGCAGGGACGCAGCCTGCTGGCCAGCGGGGTGGTGGACGTGCTCGGGGACTTCCGGGCAGGTAGTGTGGTACGGCTGGTCACGCCGGGGGGCCAGGAGGTCGGGCGCGGGGTCGTGAGCTTCGGCGCCGGAGAACTTCGCCGGGTGAAAGGCATGCGCAGCGACGAACTCGCCGCCCTGCTCGGATACTCCCGGACCTCCTGGGAGGTGGTCCACAGGGACAACCTCGTGCTCACCACGCCCGCCCCGGAGGTGGGGCGGCATGAAGGGGCTTGA